From Roseibium alexandrii DFL-11, the proteins below share one genomic window:
- the xdhA gene encoding xanthine dehydrogenase small subunit, with protein MNHRTEIRFLLNGRNVAIKDVEADATLLDFLRLDRRLTGTKEGCAEGDCGACTVLVGRLQDGQLIYETVNACIRFMASLDGCHVVTIEHLRGENGQLHPIQQAMVDFHGSQCGFCTPGFVMSLYALWMGNPEPTETEVETAIQGNLCRCTGYEPIIAAAMAANRYGTPASDFLTKERQVIADRLTALRDGQRVVCGPKDNQAIVPSSVDDLADVLAEFPQATIVAGSTDVGLWVTKFMRPIGPAVFIAHLEELKSITVSADALDIGAGVTYTEVQQSICEAFPHLEAYWDRIAGQQVRNMGTIGGNIANGSPIGDTPPVLIALGAKVTLRKGSVTRRLPLEDFFIEYGKQDRARDEFVESISIPRASALQRHGAYKISKRRDEDISSVAAGISVTVESGVITECRLAFGGMAGTPKRAAAAEAALTGQPWGRAAFTAAGEALEADFQPLSDWRASAEYRITVARNLLQRFFLAHDDQSAEAADLLSAC; from the coding sequence ATGAACCACCGCACAGAAATCCGGTTTCTTCTGAACGGCCGTAACGTCGCAATTAAAGATGTTGAGGCCGACGCGACCCTACTCGATTTTCTGCGCCTGGACCGCCGGCTGACGGGAACCAAGGAAGGTTGCGCGGAAGGCGATTGCGGCGCATGCACGGTACTGGTCGGCAGGCTGCAAGACGGGCAGTTGATCTACGAGACCGTCAATGCCTGCATTCGCTTCATGGCTTCGCTTGATGGATGTCACGTGGTTACCATCGAGCATCTGCGCGGCGAAAACGGCCAATTACACCCGATCCAGCAGGCCATGGTTGACTTTCACGGCAGTCAGTGTGGCTTCTGCACACCTGGCTTTGTGATGTCCCTTTATGCGCTGTGGATGGGAAATCCGGAGCCGACTGAAACGGAAGTTGAGACCGCAATTCAGGGGAACCTGTGCCGGTGCACTGGATATGAGCCGATCATCGCCGCTGCGATGGCTGCCAATCGGTATGGCACACCGGCGAGTGATTTTCTGACAAAAGAACGCCAAGTAATTGCGGACCGGCTCACAGCCTTGCGGGATGGCCAAAGGGTCGTTTGCGGTCCAAAGGACAACCAAGCGATTGTTCCTTCTAGCGTTGACGATCTCGCTGACGTTCTGGCCGAATTTCCGCAAGCGACCATTGTGGCTGGTTCAACCGATGTGGGGCTCTGGGTCACAAAGTTCATGCGTCCGATTGGCCCCGCCGTTTTCATCGCACACCTTGAAGAGCTCAAGTCCATTACGGTGAGCGCGGACGCGCTGGATATCGGTGCAGGCGTGACCTACACCGAAGTGCAGCAGAGCATCTGCGAGGCATTCCCCCACCTTGAAGCCTACTGGGACAGGATTGCGGGCCAACAAGTCCGCAATATGGGGACGATTGGTGGCAACATTGCCAATGGGTCGCCGATCGGGGATACGCCGCCAGTCCTGATTGCACTTGGGGCTAAGGTCACGTTGCGCAAAGGTAGCGTTACACGCCGGTTGCCGCTGGAAGACTTCTTCATCGAATACGGCAAGCAGGATCGCGCTCGCGATGAGTTCGTCGAAAGCATATCGATCCCGCGTGCATCTGCACTTCAGCGTCACGGCGCCTACAAGATCTCCAAGCGACGCGACGAGGATATTTCCTCTGTCGCGGCCGGGATCAGTGTGACGGTGGAAAGCGGTGTGATTACCGAATGCCGGTTGGCGTTTGGCGGCATGGCCGGTACTCCGAAACGCGCAGCTGCGGCGGAAGCCGCGCTGACCGGTCAACCTTGGGGACGAGCAGCTTTCACAGCCGCAGGCGAGGCGCTTGAGGCCGATTTCCAGCCGCTGTCCGATTGGCGGGCGTCTGCCGAATACCGGATCACCGTCGCGCGCAACCTGTTGCAGCGCTTTTTCCTTGCCCATGACGATCAGTCTGCCGAAGCGGCCGATCTTCTGTCCGCTTGTTGA